In Rickettsia endosymbiont of Lasioglossum villosulum, the DNA window TTCTCTCTATTTCGTCTTTTTGATATATTAAAGCCTTGGCCTATTAATTGGCTTGATAAAAATATTAAAGGTAGCCTTGGGGTTATGGTTGATGATCTAGCTGCTGCAATCTTCGCCGCAGTAACACAATATGCGATTGTATTTGTGTTAATTGATAAAACCTATTGAAGCTTTATGTTAAGTATGTTATAATTAATTTATGATTAATTAAGGAGTAAATCATGTATTACTATTATCAAAATTTAAAAATATCTCGATTATGTAATTTAACAAACAGGTTTAAACAATGTCTATCTCACCAATTAGCCAGCTTATAAAAATTCCATCCCTCACATTTAGTTGTGTTGCGGCTAATTTAATATCTTTCACCACCCCATTCTCATATTACTACACTAAAGTTTCTTATTATCGATATTAATATCGAATTCTAAATTATTACCAATTAACTAAATTCTCTTTTAAGTACTAAAAAACGTCATTGCGAGGAACATAGCGACGAAGCAATCTCAGGATGCTTAATGAGATTGCCACGCGGTCTATGACCGCTCGCAATGACGACTTGACATCCACGCGGGCAATACTGCCACGGGATGACAATTATGACGTTTTAATACTTACAAAAGAGAATAAATTAAATCAAACAATATTATTCTTACGAGGAAACTATGTCATCTTTATTAGACCACCCAATGGTGTGTTCTGAGCAATGGGAAAAATTTACTGAAATAGATCATGAAATTTGGAAAACATTATTTAACAGACATACCGAATTATTAAAAAACAGAGCTACAAACGAAATAGTAGAAGGAATAGAAAAACTAAAAATTTGTAATGATCGAATTCCTAAATTTTCGGAGCTTAATAGAATATTAATGAAAGAAACCAATTTTTCTATAATACCGGTAAAAGGCTTTATACCTGAAGATTTATTTTTTAAATTTCTAGCACAGCGTAAATTTCCTTCTACCTGCTTTATTCGTCAGCCTCATCAGCTTGATTATTTGGAAGAACCCGATATATTCCATGACGTTTTCGGTCATGTGCCGTTACTTGTAAATCCCGTATTTGCTGACTTTATGCAGCAAATTGGGCTAAAAGGTTTAGAAGCCATTGAAGCGGGTATGCTTAAATTCGCCTCAGCTCTATACTGGTTTACGGTTGAATTCGGACTCATCCAGTCAAATGATAACTTGCGAATATACGGAGCTGGTATTATTTCCTCTAAAGGTGAATCTATTTACTCTTTAGAATCAGAAATTCCTATGCGTTTGGAGTTTGATTTAAATAAGGTGATAAAAACAGAGTATGAAACAGATTCTTTCCAGAAAACATATTTTGTAATTAAAAGTTTTCAACAGCTATTTGATATGCTAAATAATCTAGACTGGAAAAAGATAAAACAATAATAATTAAAAAAGAGGTTTATTATGACAATAACATGTTCACTAAGTGATAAAAAATGTATTCCATGCGAGGGAGGTGTTCCACCTCTTGAGAAAAAAGAAATCGATAAATTACTATCTGAATTACAAAATGGATGGATAGTGAATAAGTCAGGACATCTATACAAAAAGTATAAGTTTCCTGATTTTATGCAACCTATAGAATTTGCTAATAAAATAGCTGAAATTGCTGAGCAGGAAGTACATCACCCAGATTTAACTATATCTTGGGGAGCATGCAGTGTAGAAATATGGACTCATAAAATTGATGGTCTTACTGAAAGCGATTTTATTTTAGCTGCAAAGATAGAGGGTATACTCGTTTAATTTGAAAAATTGGTGGCAGTAGTCATGAGCTACGCGACTGAAAGAAGCGTGGCAATCTCAAGAAATAGGATTCCTGAGATTGCCGCGTCGATGCTTCGCATCTCCTCGCAATGACAATTTTTCATTCCGCACCACAATGCCTTTCAAGTTAAAAATACTGATGATCTCTTTCAAATTATCATTGACTAATTGCCAATATAATAATATGATACGACAAATATTTATAAATTTTTAAAGAGATATTTTTCATGTTCGCAGTTATAAAAGCAGGTGGAAAACAATATAAAGTAGACCAAAACAGCGTTATTAAAGTCGAAAAAATTGAAGGTGAGCTTGGCTCTAAAATTCAGCTTAATCAGGTTTTAATGATGGGTGAATATTCAAAGCCTTCTTTTATCGGTACTCCATTAGTAAAAGGAGCTGTTGTTACAGCTGAAATTACTAACCAGCTTAGAGATAATAAAATTATAGTTTTTAAGAAAAAACGTAGAAAAAATTATCGTCGTAAAGCCGGTCATCGTCAAGAATTGACAGAGCTGAAAATATTAGATATTACAAAACAATAATAGACTTTTTGTAAAAGTTAATAATAAAGGAATCATAAGATGGCAACCAAAAAAGCTGGTGGTAGTTCTAGGAACGGAAGAGATTCAGCCGGTCGAAGACTTGGCGTTAAAAAAGCTGATGGGCAATATGTAATACCTGGCAATATTATAGTTAGACAACGTGGTACAAAAATCCACCCTGGAGTAAATGTTGGGATTGGTAAGGATCATACTATTTTTGCTTTAACATCAGGAAGAGTAGAGTTTTTAACTAAGCGTGATCATAAAATAGTAAACGTTACAGAAATCGCTAGTGCATAATTAAGATTTTATAATAGCCTGCGTGAATCGTTTTTTCTCTCGTCATGCTGTGGCGGCTTTGTTGAGTGAATCAGTTTTCCAGTTGTCATCCCGCGACTTGATCGTGGGATCCAGTTAAAAATACTAATAAAATTATTATTTTTTGGATGCCGTGGTCAAGCCACGGCATGACATCGAAAGTGCTTTTCGATCCGTGCAATAATGCCTCCTGTGGCTTGGGAACTAGATCCAGGAAACAGTAAAAAATACCAACAATTTTAGTATTTTAAGCTGGATTCCGTGGACAAGCCACGAGGGGGGATGACTACCCTTAGGGTGCTTTTGATCCATGCAAGTAAATCTTAAGCGAGAATGACATTATAGTTAACTAGACTACCGTACCTTTAGCTATGCATCTCCTCGCAATGACGAAAAACTAAACGATATTAATACCCCACAAAAACAGCAGTAATAGGCTTCTATATATGGCCTTAATAATTCAAAAATTCGGTGGCACTTCCGTTGCAACTATTGACAGAATAAAAAAAATCATCCCTATTATAAAAGCTGAAATAGCTAAAAATAATCAAGTAATTATAGTAGTTTCTGCTATGGCAGGGGTCACTAATCAACTTGTTACATTATGTAATGAAGTATCAAGTCTTAATAAATCATCTCAACTTGCAGAATATGATGTAGCACTTTCTAGCGGTGAGATAGTTACGGCTTCATTGCTTGCACTTGCTCTTCAAGAAGAAAATATAAATGCCAGATCATTTTTGGCGTGGCAATTACCAATTTTGACTGATGATAATCACAGTAAAGCTTTAGTAGAATCAGTTGATACAAACTTATTGAACGAATGTTTACAACAAAATATTATTCCTATAATTGCTGGTTTTCAAGGAATCAATAAACATAATAGATTAGCTACATTAGGTAGAGGTGGGTCTGATACTACCGCTGCTTTAATTGCTGCAGCCATGAAAGCAGATAGGTGCGATATTTATACGGATGTAGAGGGTGTATTTGCTGCTGATCCAAGAATTATTCCAAAAGCAAAAAAGATAGACGAGATAGACTTTTCAGAAATGTTAGAGTTAGCATTAAGTGGAGCAAAAGTATTACATACAAGGGCAGCAGAAATAGTAATGCGATATCAAATAGATATGCGTATTCTTTCAACTTTTGCACCTGAAGCAGGTTGCACGTTAATCACTTCAAAAGATAAAATTATGGAAAAAAGAATAATTAGCGGCATTACTTCTAATAAAAATTTATTATATATAACTATAGAAAGCTGTTCGTTAAACTTTATTCAAGTTGCGAGTGTTATTGCACAAAATAATAATCATATTGAGTTGATGCAAGAAATAGAGCATAACAAAAGATATAGTTTTATTACTGATTTAACAGATAAAAATAGTTTACATATACTACTTACTAATTTGAAAAATAATAATCAAATAAGTAATTTTACCTTTGATACTGAAATTGCTACAGTTTCAATTATTGGTCATGGGATTAAAAATGATTTGAAATTGCTTGAAGTGATATTATCAAAATTAGCAAAAGATAATATCAATGTTCAAATGGTACAAATATCGGAAATTAAGATTATTCTATTAATAAATGATAAACAAGTAGAGAAAACAGTTCTTGATTTATATGATCTTCTTAAAATATCTGAAACAGAACACTGTTAACACTTAAATACATGTATCTTGGATTAACACTTATTTAACTTTCCAAATTTTGAAGTATTTTCGGTATAATTAATTAAAATATCTTAAAACTTATTACTTATATCGTGAAATATCTTCTATTTGTCATTTATTAGTTATATATTAATAAATAATCTATATAAACTATAAATTCTTATCATTTAGAAATAAATTGTTATAACTCTTAAGCCTTTTAGGAGTGAATATTTACGGGAAAAAATAATGAGCGATAAAGAAAATTTAAGAGATAATATAAGTTATCATTTAAAAGAAAAGGTAAAAGAAGAATTAAAAGAAAGAGGTATTTCAGCATATAAACTTGCTGCAGAAACAAATACCAATGAAACTTTATGGAAAAATTTTATAACAAAGGAACAAACAATATTACCTAGCTCAGAAGCAATTGTTCGGTTTGCCGATTATATAGGAGCTGCATTAGATGATGTTATTGGCAGAGATCTTGCTAAAGAAATAGAGTTAAAGAAATCAAAAGAAATAAATATTAATAAGAAAGAAGTAGAATCAAATATACCAGCATTTTTAACTCAACTACCAAAAGAAGCTCTGCAATCTGTCATGGAAGTAAGAGAAAAAGCAGCAGGGTTTGCACATAAATCAGTACAAAAGCCAAATGAGCCAAAAAAATCTTTTATAGAAAAAGAGCAAGTTAAACGATCTAATAAGCAAACAGAAAGATCACGTTAAAATAAAAATATGTTTTATAACCTTGATCCTAATATTAAGCCTAAAAATTTGCTTGATATCTTAAAGTGGAAAATGACTTCAAAAAAGTCAGAAAGGTTACCATTATCGGCATCTATCACAACCGATATTCCTCCAATAACTCATGATAAGAATATAAGAGTAAGCTATGTAGGTCACGTTACTTTCTTAATTCAGGTGCAAGGTCTAAATATTTTAACTGATCCGGTATGGTCGGAGAGAGCAAGTCCTTTTACCTTTGCAGGACCGAAAAGAATAGTAAAGCCCGGTATCGATTTTGCTGATTTACCTAAAATCGATTTTATATTAATAAGCCATAATCATTATGATCATCTAGATATTAAAACGATTAACGATTTATGGCTGCGGGATAAGCCTAAAATTATTACTCCTCTTAAGAATGATATAATAATAAAAAAACATATTAAAGATGCTGAAATTATTACTTTAGGGTGGAGTGAATCTTACAAAGATAAAAATATAGAATATTGCTTAGAGTCAGCACAACATTGGTCAGCTAGAGGAATATTTGATAAGAACGAAGCGTTATGGGGAACTTTTATTATTAAAACCAAGAAAGGTGATATTTGTTTTATAGGCGATTCAGGTTATAATGCAAATATTTTTAAAGAGATCGGCGAAAAATATAATATTTTACTTAGCCTTATTCCAATAGGAGCTTATGAACCAAGATGGTTCATGCAACCGGTACATATGAACCCTGAGGAAGCAGTACTTGCTCATCTAGATTTACGATCTAAATTTTCTATAGCAAGTCATTTCGATGTCTTTCAATTAGCTGACGAAGCCTTTAACGCAGCTCCTTTAGAGTTACAGCAAGCAATTAAAAAGCATAACATCCAAGACGATAAATTTATCATCCCGAAAGTGGGTAATTTTTTCTTATTTGATCAAAATAATAAGTTACTTTAAAATGATGAAATTAAAAAATCTATTATTTTAATTTCTCTATCTCTTCGCTAGTTAAACCTGTATACTCTGTAATTCTTTCAGTAGGTTCATTATTAGCTAACATTTTTTTTGCCATAGACATTTTTACTTTATTTTTAGCATCTTCAATTTTCTGCTCTTCTACAGCTAAATTATCCATTTCAGTTTTAACCATTTTTTCATAGGTGTTGAGATCTTCTTCAGACCAACTAGCTTGATCTAAAGCGTAAAAAGCTTTCTTCATAATAAGATCCTGACCTATTAAATGCTCCATTTCTTCTAATGTACTTTCATGTGCATGTTTAAAGAAATATGCCCATTTTTCTTGAAGATTCTCTAATTGATTTAGTTCTTTGTTAAATTTCTCTAATTCTAAAAAAATAAAATAAAAATCCTGTAAATCATTCTCATAGGTTTTAGTATCAAGTAGCCTATGGTTTGATCTCCAGTCCTCTTTATTTGGGAATAGGATAAAATCGGCAATGGCTAGGAATATGACGCCTTTTAGCTTGGCATATACTGCCATTTTTTTGTGATGTTCATCCTCTTTGATTATTTGCCTTGAATAGACTTTTGCAGCATAAAGTTGGGCTCTTTTTTCAAAACCTGGATGTTTACTTATCTGCATCTCTACAATAAATTGCGTGCCGTTTTCATCTTTGCACAATACGTCAACAATAGATTGTCTATAAACTGCAATATCAGGGTCTTGATTGGTTTTTAAAAAAGTAACTTCTTTAATTTTTTCTTCCCCTGTATAACCTAAAATATCATTTAAAAAATGGATGAGTATATCCTTATTCTTTTCTCTTCCAAATATTTGTATGAATGCAAAATTATTCTTTGGGTCAAGGAAGCGTGTAATTGACATAAACGTAATCTGTCTGAAATAATAATTATTATAACATAAAAGCTATAAAGTGCCAAATAATACAATTTAATTGAAAAACATTTACATCAAATCTATTCCAATAAATGCCTTGTTTTCTTTTGTTACTTCTGTTAGCCTTTCTTGGTGTTCAAAAAGTATATACTCGTTTTATTTGAAAAATTGGCGACAAAGTCTTTTGCTGATAATCCTCACGTACTTTTTGTACGCTGCGGTTATCAGCTTCAAGCCGCCTTGCTCTTTTCCAAATAAAACTTCGTATACCCAACTCTTCATTTATTAGCAGTATACTCATGTTAACAATCCCATATAATAAGTGATTTTATGCTATACGAAAAATTTGAACACAACATCAATAATTTAATAGGTGGTTTTGGCTTATCTAAAATAGCTATTGCGGTTTCTGGCGGTAGTGATTCAGTAACATTACTTTACCTTGCAAGTATCTGGGCTAAAAAAAATAATATAGAGTTATTTGTTTTATCGGTTGACCATAATTTAAGAGAGCAATCAAAGCAGGAAATTGAGTATATCCAAAATACTGCCAACGATTTAGGGCTTAAGTTTTATAGCCTTTCTTTCGATCATCAAAATAATTTTTCTAATTTACAGGAGCGAGCAAGAAAAGGGCGTTATGATTTAATGACTTCATTGTGCCAAAAGCTTGATGTATTAGTTCTATTAACCGCTCACCATGAAGATGATTATATAGAAAATTTTTGCCTTAGATTAGAGCGTAAAAGCGGCGTATTCGGACTTAGCAGCAGCAGCATAAACTGGCATAATAATACACAAGTAATTAGACCTCTGTTTAATATTCCTAAAAGCGAATTAGTAAATTATTTAGTTACAAATAATATTAAATGGTTTGAAGATCAATCAAATTTATCGACTAAATATAGACGTAATGCAGTTAGGCAGAAATTAGCTAAAGAGGAAGTTTATATTAAAGATGATATAATTACTCAGCAAATTAAAGTTAATGAATTAGTAGAAAATAAGTTTAAACCGGAATTAATATCCGCAATAGCCGAATCGGTAAAGATATCTGAATATGGCTTTGCTTTTCTTGATTTAATTAAATTTAGCGGATTTTCACAAGAAGTACGAGTGCAGCTAATTAACTTTTTACTGATAATAATTAGCGGACAGCAACGCTCGGCTCGTTTCTATTCGGTAGAGCCTATTTTAAAATTAATTATGCAAAGTTTGGATTTTAAAAATACTCTGCATGGTTGCGTAATTAAGCGTATGCAAAATAAATTATTAATATATCGGGAATTTGGTAAAAAGCTACCAGAAAGTAAGTTATTATTAGATAAGCAGGTTGTTTGGGATAATCGTTTTCGTATTACAAAAAACCATGACATAGAAAATTGTGTAGCAACATATTTATCGCTAGAAGATTATAAAATAATCAAGAAAGAACTAGATCTAGAAGTTTTAAAAAACCTATCTTGTGGAAACCACAATGCGATTTTATTTACCTTACCTATTATTAAAATACTTGAAAAAGTTGTAGCAATACCACATATATCATACTATGATAACGACATAAAGAGTTTTAACGTCTCTTTTGCTCCGGATTTTACATCTCGTTTTACACATTTTTACTGAGTCAGTTAATTAAACTGGTAAAAATGTTTTTGTTTATAATTAATGATTTTTGTTAGGTTTTGTATCAATGAATAATCAAGGTAAAAATATTATAGTTTGGGCAGTAATTTTTGTTTTTGTAATACTGCTTTTTAATGTTTTTCAGTCTGATGGGTTACTCAGCAGTAAAAATAATATATCTTTCTCAGAATTTTTAACAAAAGTCGATGAGAAAACTGTTAACTCGGTTAAAATTCAAGGAAGAATAATAGAAGGAACTTCAAATGATGGTTCTAGTTTTAGTACTTACACTCCTGATTATCCTGATTTAGTAAATCGTCTAAATAATAATGACGTTAATATAGAAGTCGTGCCGCCTGAAACAAGAATGAACACATTTTTAAGCTTCTTAATTTCTTGGTTTCCGATGCTTTTATTAATCGGTGTTTGGGTTTTCTTTATGCGACAAATGCATGGCGGCAGTAAAGCTATGGGGTTTGGTAAATCTAAAGCCAAACTTTTGTCGGATAAGGGTCCAAAAATAACTTTCAAAGATGTAGCTGGTATTGATGAAGCAAAAGACGAATTAACCGAAATAGTGGACTTTTTAAGAGATCCAAGCAAGTTCCAAAAGCTTGGCGGTAAAATACCTAAAGGTTGTTTGCTCATAGGTCCTCCAGGAACTGGTAAGACGCTGCTTGCTAAAGCAATTGCAGGTGAGGCTAACGTACCATTTTTTAGCATCTCTGGTTCTGATTTCGTTGAGATGTTTGTAGGCGTGGGTGCTAGCCGTGTGCGTGATATGTTTGAGCAGGGCAAGCGTAACGCTCCTTGTATTATCTTTATTG includes these proteins:
- a CDS encoding aspartate kinase gives rise to the protein MALIIQKFGGTSVATIDRIKKIIPIIKAEIAKNNQVIIVVSAMAGVTNQLVTLCNEVSSLNKSSQLAEYDVALSSGEIVTASLLALALQEENINARSFLAWQLPILTDDNHSKALVESVDTNLLNECLQQNIIPIIAGFQGINKHNRLATLGRGGSDTTAALIAAAMKADRCDIYTDVEGVFAADPRIIPKAKKIDEIDFSEMLELALSGAKVLHTRAAEIVMRYQIDMRILSTFAPEAGCTLITSKDKIMEKRIISGITSNKNLLYITIESCSLNFIQVASVIAQNNNHIELMQEIEHNKRYSFITDLTDKNSLHILLTNLKNNNQISNFTFDTEIATVSIIGHGIKNDLKLLEVILSKLAKDNINVQMVQISEIKIILLINDKQVEKTVLDLYDLLKISETEHC
- the rpmA gene encoding 50S ribosomal protein L27, with product MATKKAGGSSRNGRDSAGRRLGVKKADGQYVIPGNIIVRQRGTKIHPGVNVGIGKDHTIFALTSGRVEFLTKRDHKIVNVTEIASA
- a CDS encoding 4a-hydroxytetrahydrobiopterin dehydratase; this encodes MTITCSLSDKKCIPCEGGVPPLEKKEIDKLLSELQNGWIVNKSGHLYKKYKFPDFMQPIEFANKIAEIAEQEVHHPDLTISWGACSVEIWTHKIDGLTESDFILAAKIEGILV
- the tilS gene encoding tRNA lysidine(34) synthetase TilS, with the protein product MLYEKFEHNINNLIGGFGLSKIAIAVSGGSDSVTLLYLASIWAKKNNIELFVLSVDHNLREQSKQEIEYIQNTANDLGLKFYSLSFDHQNNFSNLQERARKGRYDLMTSLCQKLDVLVLLTAHHEDDYIENFCLRLERKSGVFGLSSSSINWHNNTQVIRPLFNIPKSELVNYLVTNNIKWFEDQSNLSTKYRRNAVRQKLAKEEVYIKDDIITQQIKVNELVENKFKPELISAIAESVKISEYGFAFLDLIKFSGFSQEVRVQLINFLLIIISGQQRSARFYSVEPILKLIMQSLDFKNTLHGCVIKRMQNKLLIYREFGKKLPESKLLLDKQVVWDNRFRITKNHDIENCVATYLSLEDYKIIKKELDLEVLKNLSCGNHNAILFTLPIIKILEKVVAIPHISYYDNDIKSFNVSFAPDFTSRFTHFY
- a CDS encoding MBL fold metallo-hydrolase produces the protein MTSKKSERLPLSASITTDIPPITHDKNIRVSYVGHVTFLIQVQGLNILTDPVWSERASPFTFAGPKRIVKPGIDFADLPKIDFILISHNHYDHLDIKTINDLWLRDKPKIITPLKNDIIIKKHIKDAEIITLGWSESYKDKNIEYCLESAQHWSARGIFDKNEALWGTFIIKTKKGDICFIGDSGYNANIFKEIGEKYNILLSLIPIGAYEPRWFMQPVHMNPEEAVLAHLDLRSKFSIASHFDVFQLADEAFNAAPLELQQAIKKHNIQDDKFIIPKVGNFFLFDQNNKLL
- the rplU gene encoding 50S ribosomal protein L21, which produces MFAVIKAGGKQYKVDQNSVIKVEKIEGELGSKIQLNQVLMMGEYSKPSFIGTPLVKGAVVTAEITNQLRDNKIIVFKKKRRKNYRRKAGHRQELTELKILDITKQ
- a CDS encoding phenylalanine 4-monooxygenase, with protein sequence MSSLLDHPMVCSEQWEKFTEIDHEIWKTLFNRHTELLKNRATNEIVEGIEKLKICNDRIPKFSELNRILMKETNFSIIPVKGFIPEDLFFKFLAQRKFPSTCFIRQPHQLDYLEEPDIFHDVFGHVPLLVNPVFADFMQQIGLKGLEAIEAGMLKFASALYWFTVEFGLIQSNDNLRIYGAGIISSKGESIYSLESEIPMRLEFDLNKVIKTEYETDSFQKTYFVIKSFQQLFDMLNNLDWKKIKQ
- a CDS encoding Rpn family recombination-promoting nuclease/putative transposase produces the protein MSITRFLDPKNNFAFIQIFGREKNKDILIHFLNDILGYTGEEKIKEVTFLKTNQDPDIAVYRQSIVDVLCKDENGTQFIVEMQISKHPGFEKRAQLYAAKVYSRQIIKEDEHHKKMAVYAKLKGVIFLAIADFILFPNKEDWRSNHRLLDTKTYENDLQDFYFIFLELEKFNKELNQLENLQEKWAYFFKHAHESTLEEMEHLIGQDLIMKKAFYALDQASWSEEDLNTYEKMVKTEMDNLAVEEQKIEDAKNKVKMSMAKKMLANNEPTERITEYTGLTSEEIEKLK